One Mya arenaria isolate MELC-2E11 chromosome 5, ASM2691426v1 genomic window carries:
- the LOC128235100 gene encoding peptidylglycine alpha-hydroxylating monooxygenase-like, whose product MPLVETSSPDQYICYAYPLTTEEDIYVLSSLTEADKSLAHHVTTGVCEEPTFTGTTWDCTKSQGHTCKGDAVNFGLWDEFSNAKDNGAFKLPEGVSLRLGPRTNLKYFLIQVHFMNPVETPRMSAANVTLEFTTNP is encoded by the exons ATGCCGCTTGTGGAAACATCTTCG CCCGACCAATACATATGCTATGCATACCCGCTTACAACAGAAGaagatatttatgtat TGAGTTCGTTGACGGAGGCGGACAAATCGTTGGCCCATCACGTGACTACAGGAGTTTGTGAGGAGCCAACGTTCACAGGAACTACCTG GGACTGTACAAAATCGCAAGGACATACTTGCAAAGGCGACGCGGTCAATTTTGGTCTTTGGGATGAATTTTCAAATGCTAAAGACAACGGCGCCTTCAAGCTTCCAGAAG GAGTATCACTGAGGCTTGGACCACGAACCAATCTGAAGTATTTCCTCATTCAGGTCCATTTTATGAATCCTGTTGAAA CTCCAAGAATGTCAGCTGCCAATGTGACTCTGGAATTCACAACAAATCCGTaa
- the LOC128235428 gene encoding peptidyl-glycine alpha-amidating monooxygenase A-like, with protein MVVIGVLVEGFLVRNNSWTLLGSQLAKDKKKGYYVIPGGPVEIRPGDVVAARCLYINRGTEPIGFGMSGGEEMCNFQLDIGFRPEDADHFRRPAMCTAESPTFRFCDHEETAAIC; from the exons ATGGTTGTCATTG GTGTGCTGGTCGAAGGATTCCTGGTACGTAACAACAGTTGGACGCTACTTGGAAGCCAGCTCGCGAAAGACAAGAAAAAG GGATACTACGTCATACCTGGAGGCCCTGTTGAGATTCGTCCAGGGGATGTTGTT GCGGCGAGATGTCTGTACATAAACCGAGGTACCGAACCAATTGGTTTTGG CATGAGCGGCGGGGAAGAAATGTGCAACTTCCAACTTGACATTGGCTTTCGTCCAGAGGACGCTGACCACTTCCGGCGACCAGCAATGTGTACTGCCGAGTCTCCGACATTTAGATTCTGCGACCACGAAGAGACAGCTGCTATTTGTTAA